In Haladaptatus cibarius D43, the sequence CGCGCCGGGTGAACTCCGTGAGGTGGTTTGTGAGTTGCATTTGGATAGTTGATGATGGCGATTTGGTTATCGTTTTGGGCTTCGTTCGCGCTTGGAGACTGTGGATTGGTGGTTGTTTTGGCGTGGGGAACTAGCTATTATGGACGCAATTTCCGGTTGCGCTACTTGCTGTCTCTACAAAAAGCGACAATCGGTGACGCTAGCTGTTGCCGACTCCAATGAAACCGCAACCGCACCGCGACAGCCACACGCCTCCCCAACCGATTCCTTCGCTTGCTTCGTTCGCTCAGTCATCCCTCGCGTGATAGTTGGCAGGACTTCGGTTCCCTCAGCCCTGCCAACGCACGCGCCACAGCAAATTACTGAACAGTTGCATGGTTGTTACTGAACAGCCGCATGGTTGCGCCAGCGCGTTCGCATGAGCGCCGAGCGAAGTGAGGCGCGAGTGCAATCCCGCGCTGGCGGGGAGGTGTGGGGAGACTGGCGGTTGCGGTGGCTGACCTCGGTGGATGAAGGGCGAGCGAAGCGAGGGCTTCGTTTGTTGTCGGGACTTGCAAACAGGTCGTTAAAAGAAATCGCGGTTGCTCGAAATGCTTCAAAAAACCGTGGTTCTACTCATCGTCGTCCGTCAACTCTTAAGAGTCGCCCCCACGACTGTCAAGACAATGTTCGACGCGGACGACCTCGAAGAAATCCGCCGGGGGAAAGACGACTGGGAAGAAGAGACGCTCTCCCCGACGCTCGACCGATTCGGGGAGCGACAGGAGGAGTTTACGACCGATACGGACGGGCAGTCGGTAGACCGCCTTTACACGCCGAACGACGTGGAAGGGACGGATTACGAGGACGACCTCGGTTACCCGGGCGAAGACCCCTACACGCGCGGAGTGTACCCCACGATGTACCGCGGGCGACTGTGGACGATGCGCCAGTACGCCGGGTTCGGGACGGCCGACGAAACCAACGAACGCTATCATTACCTGCTCGACAACGGCCAGAGCGGCCTGTCCATGGCCTTCGACCTACCAACCCAGATGGGCTACACCTCCGACGACGCGATGTCTGCGGGCGAAGTCGGGAAATCCGGCGTAGCTATCGACACGCTGGCCGACATGGAAACCGTCTTCGACGGCATTCCGCTGGACGAAGTGAGCACGTCGATGACTATCAACGCGCCCGCGTCGGTTCTGTTGGCGATGTACATCGCGGTCGGCGACGAGCAAGGCGTCCCCCGCGAGCAACTCCGGGGAACCATCCAGAACGACCTGTTGAAGGAGTACATCGCGCGGAACACGTACATCTACCCGCCGGAACCCTCGATGCGGGTCATCACGGACATTTTCGAGTTCTGTGCGGAAGAGACGCCGAAGTTCAACACGATCTCGATTTCGGGCTATCACGTCCGCGAAGCGGGCGCGACGGCGGCGCAGGAACTCGCGTTCACGCTCGGCGACGGAATCGCCTACGTCGAGGCCGCACTCGACGCCGGACTGGACGTGGACGAGTTCGCGCCTCAGCTTTCCTTCTTCTTCAACGCGCACAACAACATTCTGGAAGAAGTTTCGAAGTTCCGCGCGGCCCGGCGAATGTGGGCCACTATCATGGAAGAGCGATTCGGCGCGGAAAACCCGAAATCGAAACAGCTCAAGTTCCACACGCAAACCGCGGGTTCGACCCTGACAGCCCAGCAAATCGACAACAACGTGGTTCGGGTGGCGTATCAAGCCCTCGCCGCGGTTCTCGGCGGGACCCAGAGCCTTCACACGAACGGCAAGGACGAGGCGCTCGCGCTTCCGACCGAAAAGAGCGTTCGAACCGCGCTCCGCACCCAGCAAATCCTCGCGCACGAAAGCGGGGCCGCGGACACCATCGACCCGCTGGCAGGGAGTTACTACGTCGAAGCACTCACGGACGACCTCGAAGCGGAGGCCTTCGACCTGCTCGATACCATCGACGAGAAGGGCGGGATGCCCTCGGCCATCGAGAGCCAGTGGGTGCAGCGCCAGATTCAGGACGTGGCATATGACCGCCAGCAGGAAGTCGAGGCGGGCGAGCGAACCATCGTCGGCGTCAACGAGTTCGAGGTGGACGAAGAACCCGAGATGGATATCCAAGAGGTTACGGAAGAGGACGAACGCCGCCAAATCGAGAGCCTGAACGAAGTTCGGGCGGAGCGCGACGACGAGGAAGTCGAAGAAACGCTGGCCGCACTCCGCGGTGCTGCGGAGGGCGACGACAACCTGATGCCGTACATCATCGACGCGGTGAAAGCCTACGCCACGGTCGGCGAAATCTGTAACGTCCTTCGGGACGTGTTCGGTGAGTACCGCCCCGGAACTGCGGTCTGAGGGTTCGACTACGGTTCAATTTTTCACCCGGCGAAAAGCCTCACCCGTCTCCAGTGCAACGATTAGGTAATGACCGCTGTCTCCCCCTCCCGCCGCGGATTCGTTCCGTTCTATCGACAGTACACGAAATCGTGGATACACGCGTTGGCGACGGCAGGATTGACCGCGTTCGGAATGCTCACCTTCGTTCATCGAGGCTTCGCCATCGTCGCGGTTGCTGTCTACGTTCTCCCGCCAATCATTCTCTACTTCCGCGGGGCAGACGTTCAGTCCGCCGAATCGAGTTCCGAAGCGAGTGCGAATCAGACCACACCTAGCGATGCGACCGACGCGGAAAGTTCGAACGAAAGTGTCGAAACGGCTGAAGCGAGCGAGTCAACCGAATCGACAGAAGCGAATCATGGAAAAAAGCCGCAGTGGACGACAGCCGATACGCCCACCGAAAACACGCTGTTCGATACCGTGGCCACGAGTAATGGTTCCTACGCAGTCGGTGAGGATGGCGTCGTTCTCGCGTGCGACGAAAACGCCGGTTCCGAGTGGCAGGTTTGCCTCTCTGACGGGGCGGGCGCTGACGGACGAACCCTCCGCGGCGTGGACGCGACGGAAGACGGGGAGAGCGTCTGGTTCGCTGGCGACGGCGGTTCCCTCGGCCGTCTCGATACGGAAACGGGCCGACACGTAGATTACTCGTCCCCGTCAGGAATCAGCGACAACTGGACTGACATTGCCGTCTCGGGAACGAGCGACGACGCGACAATACTACTGGTTAACGGTTCCGGAGAAGTGCTCCGCGGCCGGTATCGTGACGGCGACCTCGCGTGGGACGACCCGACCAAACCCGGAAGCGGGTCGAGTCTCTGCGCTGTGACGCTCGTTGGCGAATCGGTCGGCTACTGCTGTGACACGAACGATTCCGTGTTCGAGACGACGGACGGCGGGGAGTCGTTCCGCAAAATCGGCGTCGATGGGGTTGACGGAATGCTCACTGATATTTCAGCGACTTCGCAGGGCGACTGTGCGGTGACTACCGACGACGGCGTTCTGCATCGTTACGCCGATGGAAACTGGACGCCGAATCGACTCGGCGAGGAGGAACTTCGAGCGCTTGCGCTGAGTCGTGATGTATCCGTGGTTTGTTGCAAAGGCGGACTCCTCTACGAGCGCACAGGAGAGGATTCGGCGACCGAATGGGAGCGAATCGTGACCAGTGCGGATGAACTCAGAGGGGTCGCAGTCGGTTCCAGTCGCGGGGTTGCGGTCGGCGATGGCGGTTCGATAGTCGAGCGCGCGATGAGATAGTCGGAGGGGAATCCCCGTGGTCAGCACCCAGAACCGGAGTACGTGATAATCGTGTACGTCGTGTTGTTCCGTCGAATTCTGTAATTTGTTCTCGTGTCGCTGTAGTCGAACTCGGGTGGATTTCTGCTCTCGTTTTTGGTCATGTACCCATGGTTTTCGACCGTCTTCTCGAAGAGATATTTGGCATTAGGGGAGAGATTTTGATACGTTAGATTCTCCCACTCGTATCCTCTCGAATCGTCG encodes:
- a CDS encoding WD40/YVTN/BNR-like repeat-containing protein, which encodes MTAVSPSRRGFVPFYRQYTKSWIHALATAGLTAFGMLTFVHRGFAIVAVAVYVLPPIILYFRGADVQSAESSSEASANQTTPSDATDAESSNESVETAEASESTESTEANHGKKPQWTTADTPTENTLFDTVATSNGSYAVGEDGVVLACDENAGSEWQVCLSDGAGADGRTLRGVDATEDGESVWFAGDGGSLGRLDTETGRHVDYSSPSGISDNWTDIAVSGTSDDATILLVNGSGEVLRGRYRDGDLAWDDPTKPGSGSSLCAVTLVGESVGYCCDTNDSVFETTDGGESFRKIGVDGVDGMLTDISATSQGDCAVTTDDGVLHRYADGNWTPNRLGEEELRALALSRDVSVVCCKGGLLYERTGEDSATEWERIVTSADELRGVAVGSSRGVAVGDGGSIVERAMR
- a CDS encoding acyl-CoA mutase large subunit family protein is translated as MFDADDLEEIRRGKDDWEEETLSPTLDRFGERQEEFTTDTDGQSVDRLYTPNDVEGTDYEDDLGYPGEDPYTRGVYPTMYRGRLWTMRQYAGFGTADETNERYHYLLDNGQSGLSMAFDLPTQMGYTSDDAMSAGEVGKSGVAIDTLADMETVFDGIPLDEVSTSMTINAPASVLLAMYIAVGDEQGVPREQLRGTIQNDLLKEYIARNTYIYPPEPSMRVITDIFEFCAEETPKFNTISISGYHVREAGATAAQELAFTLGDGIAYVEAALDAGLDVDEFAPQLSFFFNAHNNILEEVSKFRAARRMWATIMEERFGAENPKSKQLKFHTQTAGSTLTAQQIDNNVVRVAYQALAAVLGGTQSLHTNGKDEALALPTEKSVRTALRTQQILAHESGAADTIDPLAGSYYVEALTDDLEAEAFDLLDTIDEKGGMPSAIESQWVQRQIQDVAYDRQQEVEAGERTIVGVNEFEVDEEPEMDIQEVTEEDERRQIESLNEVRAERDDEEVEETLAALRGAAEGDDNLMPYIIDAVKAYATVGEICNVLRDVFGEYRPGTAV